The DNA segment CTGTGATGATGCCCTTTCTTGTCACCTATCTATCTCACTCATTGGTCACTGATCTCTGCGTACCATCTTTCATCTCTGTTGATCTAACGCCATTGGTGAGTTTTTGAGCTCTTGGAACACttccattttgcttcatgccaatGTTCATTCAGTTCTCAGCTTCTTGTCCATATCACTTGCTCTGGCATCTCATCTTAGTTGTCGCTCCCATGAGAACTTCGCCTCTCTTGCTTGTTGTACTGAGACAAACTCGTGTCCATTATCTCTTCGGTCCTGTGCTGACGCTGACGGACTAACTCTGCTTGCTCTCCAGCAAATGAAGCCTGCGACCGATTCGCCACCACCGGATTCAATGCCAACATGATCACCTACTTGACGCAGCAGCTGCACATGCCCCTGGTGCAGGCCTCCAACACCCTCACCAACTTCAGCGGCACCTCTAGCCTCACCCCGCTCGTCGGCGGCCTCATCGCTGACTCCTTCGCCGGCCGGTTCTGGACCATCACCATCGGCTCCGTCATCTACCAGCTGGGCATGATCAGCCTCACCGTGTCGGCAATCCTCCCAGCATTCCGCCCGCCGCCCTGCACCGGCCCTGCAGCGTGCGCACGCGCGTCCGCGTGGCAGCTCGTGGCCCTCTACGTCTCCCTCCTCTTCACGTCGATCGGGACCGGCGGCATCAGGCCGTGCGTTGTGGCCTTCGGGGCCGACCAGTTCGGCATCCAACACGGGCGTCGGCCCGACGCCGGGGGGTGGAACTTCTTCAACCTCTACTTCTTCAGCATGCAGGTGGCGGTGCTGACGGCCTTGACGGCGGTGGTGTACGTCCAGGACAATGTGGGATGGGGATGGGGGCTGGGCATCCCCACCATAGCCATGTGCATCTCCGTCGTGGCCTTCGTGATGGGTTACCCGCTCTACATCAAGATGAAGCCCGGGGGGAGCCCTTTGACCAGGTTGACCCAGGTCGTGGTTGCCGCCTTCCGGAAGCGGAATGCAGTCAAACCAGCCGATCCGCGCCTCTTGTACGACGACGAGGAGCTCGACGCCGCCATCTCCACCAATGGAAGACTGCTCCACACCCATCAGCTAGGGTAACAAAGAAGCTACTACTTACTACCTTTGGATCCCCTCTCGCGTTGCCTGTGCCCTTCGGAAGTTTAGTCTCTCGCATGGGCATGTCGTAGGTTCTTGGATCGAGCCGCGATCGTGACCGAGGGCGACATGGTGGACTCCGGCAGGCCGAGGCTGTGGACGCTCTCGACGGTCCACCGGGTGGAGGAGCTGAAGTCGATCATCCGGATGATACCCATCTGGGCCGCCGGGATCCTGACCATCACCGCATCCTCCCACAACCACAGCTTCGCGATCCAGCAGGCGAGGACGATGGACCGCCACCTCGCGCCGCGGTTCCAGATCCCAGCGGCCACCCTGTCCATCTTCTCCACGCTCACCATGCTCCTCAGCCTCGCCTTGTACGACCGCGTCTTCGTCCCCGTCGCCCGTCGGTTCACGCGGCGGCCGTCGGGCATCACGTACCTCCAGCGCATCGGCATCGGCATGGCCGTCGGACTATTGGCCAACGTGGCCGCCGCGCTCGTGGAGGCGAAGCGGAAGGGGGCGGCCGCCGACCACGGGCTGTTGGATCAGCCGAAAGCGGTGGTGCCCATCAGCGTTTTCTGGCTGGTGCCGCAGTATGCCATCCACGGGCTAGCCGAGGCATTCACGTCGGTGGGTAACATGGAGTTCCTCTACGACCAGGCGCCGGAGAGCATGAGAAGCACGGCGGCGGCGCTGTTCTGGCTCGCCATGTCGATCGGGAACTACACGGGCACCTTCTTAGTGACCGTGGTGCACCACTGCACCAGCAAGGGAGGCGACTGGCTGCAAGACAACATCAACAGGGGGAAGTTAGATTACTACTACTGGCTGGTGACGGGGTTACAGGTTCTCAACTTGGGTTACTACATCACCTGTGCAATGTTGTACACTTACAAGCCACTGGAAACTATGGCCGGAGCGGAGGATGAAGAATCTGGCGGCGATGATGGTGCAGAGCTCACTGCCGTCAAACATGGAGAAGATTAAGGGCACACCCACATAGGTTATCACTGTTACGGTGCGTTATTCATTGGACTCCATAGCTGGCCTTGGCCTTGCTGAACATTGTGATGCATGCAGGCTGTAGATTCTGCATGGGAGAGTAAATGAAGCAAAGCAGGAAAAATGATAAGGAGGACCCAAAGAAGCTGCAAGagttttctcagcagagaacacaatgaATTCTTTAACATCACATGATAAAGAGTGAAAATGAGGCCAAGAAGCTAAACCAATTTGATGAACACAGAGATTAAAGTAGTGACTTTTAGGAACCTTCAGCACTACTGATGTTGGAGTCCCACAAATGCCCTCTTTCAGCCTTTGTTAATGAACCAGAAACAAGCATTTGATGAATCGGTTAGTCCTAGAAATATCAACTACATGACTGATACAATCAATGAAGATACAACGCAAATGATACAGCCAATTTAACCAGTAATCCCTACTTGCTGATATGTTTGGAATATGTGCATGCCCGGTCGAGGGACCAAGCAAACCAGTCCACAGCATATATGCTTGCACACATGGAAACCCTAGAAAACTCGACATTCTTCCTTGCATCCCCCATCTTAGCACCAAATCTCTCCCTCTCATTCTCCCCCGTAGTTGCCTAAAAATCTCTTTCCCCGTCTCACCTGCTTTCATCCACCTATCTACTCAATATCTTGAATGAAGCCAGGTTGTTTTGAAATTGGGATCTTGGATCAAGCCAGAATAGATATTGGCATATGCTTGGGTTGATTGATTCACACTTGATTCACACTTGCGCATAAGTGCCATTTCAATCCCATCCGGGCGAGTTGCAGCCATTGTGTCATAGGTTAAAGGCCTGCATGATCATGTAACGATTTCAAACTTTTAAATTAGGTCATATGGAAGATTGAATCCATGCAAgagccaatttttttatgattaggTGTAGCAAATCAATATCACAATATCTTAATAAGCATACTGGCAGCCAACATATCTCGTTCatttatatacattaaagaaataACATGATCAATAATTCCGGAAAGGTGAAAGCTGCTCCCATAGGagataaaaaaaaatgctttagcTTCTTACTAAATGGTAGAGgaacaaaagaaatatattacTTCAAAATCATCAGAATTTACAATGCACTCATACCGTTGGCTATCTCCAGCAATAAAAGAAGCTCGAGGCTTCAACAGAAGGGCTAGAGTAGGTAAATTTTGCATGGGAAGTAAAGCCAGATGGAGTACAACTGACACCAAAAAAAAGCCAGCAACTATCTATCGAGTAGGCCAAACTTGAGGATTTCATTTCAGGCATGTTTGCTTACACAGGTAGAACAAGAACTAGATCCAATGTTTCAAAGAATTGCCAGTCCCTATATAACAATATAATGTTCAAGCTTTATCTCAGGCACCAACAGTACATCAACATCAACTTGCCATGCCTACCTTAACAAAAAAGATTCTAAACAACTAAAAAAGATCTTTTATTCGAAGCATTTGTAGCCTGAATCTATATACAGAAATAGGAGCCAACATGGTGCTATTAAAATACCACTACAGTTTTACAAAAGTGGATATATCGTTCCTCCAAAATCATGCTTTCAAAATGATGCAATATGTGATGTTTCTCAGAAAGTTTGAAAGAAATGGTGTAACGGTTTATGTCATAGTAGATGAGATAGAAGAGTTGCTTCCAGGCATCTGCAATTCAACTACTACTATCATTACAAGGACATTCTTAAGACTTTATACGCAATTTGCTGTTTTGTGAACACATGTCATGACATGCAACGGATCAGTGCTTTATTCAGCTATCTTATTATTGTTGAGTATTAATTGCTATCAGGATTCCACATGTAGCCACGGAGAAAATCATACAAGTTAAATGATTGATTAACTATTTCTGAAACCATGATCTTAAATACCTTCTGCAGTTTTCTTATTTCCTGGCCAGCTACTAGTTTTCGAAACTTCCAAgcattacaagaaaaaaaaacatacctGGAGCTTTCTTGTGGGGTTGCTAACATAAGGGTGTAACAACCTACAAAAGGCGAATATAAATAATTTGGCAACATTATTAAAAAGGAACAAAGATAATGGAAAGAAAGAATGTCTAAGATATTCAATTTATATCAACAAGCTTGGAATTTTTTGCTTTTCACAATGTTACACACGCAATGAAACTATACTCAAGCACAAAATTCACAATTGCAACAAATTAAAGACGAGAAGGCAAGGAGAATTGCAATAATGAGATTTTGCAGAAGAAAAATGCAATTCAACAGTTACTTAAACAATAGCTTCAAGGAATTTAAAAATAGCAGTGGTGAACAGACTTTCGGTGAAGCTGCTCCTAGGCTCACAGGCAAGGGTGGATGAAATCTcaattgccttttttttttctttccctagGTCTTTCTGCTCAAAGAAAGTAGCAAGCTAACAGAAGTCAGGCAGTCATGATAGTTGTTGGTTGTTTAGTAAGGAAGGTCATTAGGCTTAGAACAGGGCTCAAGGGAAAGTCTCATATGTGCACTTAAAGCAAGGAACCAAGGGGGCAAGAGGAGATTCTAATACCCATTTTTTTGTTTAAGTAAATTCAATTGTGAGATAAGGTTGCAAGGGTTTTAAATGCTTAAAAGTCCCATATGTTAATTCTGAATTAAGGTTGCAAGgccaataaaagaaaattaataaaaatatttaaaataaaataaaaagttatAGACCAGATAGAATTCCTTCATCATGTTTTTAGCTATAAAGAATCTgcaattaaaattatcaaaaaatctTAGTAAATGACCAATTAGCATTGAAAGGGAAAAATTCTCTTTAAGGCCAAGGAATTAGCAATATCAGCATGTTACCTCTGCATTAAGCATCATGTTGTTTATCCCAGGATGACATTCTTTCAATGCACACATAATACAAGTTTAACTTCATACTTAAAAGTTTCAGATTAATTTGTTCTCCATTTTCTGATTTAGGTAAGTTATAGACCATTTTGCAGAACAGCCTAGAACTTTGACAGGAAGAAGCTTAAAAAAAGGTTTCAGGGAGGTATAAGCAATTGTAGATCATGCACCTATGATCTGGATGTTAAATGAGCCAAACGTTAGTTTACCAACCCTTTTAGACCAGGACAAGCCATGGTTTATCAACCCTTTTAGACCAGGACAAGCCATGTTATCTTGAAAAGAAGGCATATGTCCAATGTGATATATATTATGAGTAATTCATTGAAATGATAAGGTGCAGAACACAAATAACACCAAACATTACATGTTGATACCTAAAAGATAAATACATGTCAGACAAAGTATGTTTAGGCTATAATCATATTATAGGTTAAGACTCCAAATACTATTTAAGATTCAATAGGAACACATCTATATGAACCTAATGCAGTGATAATGGGTTAAAGAAAGAAATGAACATTTTGTTGGGGGTACTATGACATCACATCTGAGTTGGAGAAGGTATATTTTCTAGTACAGACAACTAGCATGATAGTTTTAATTATTGCTAGTATTCACCAATATTTGTATCTGTTACAATGCAACTACACTAGAAATATACTTGACTTGGTTCTAGCAAAGTTTGCTTGATAAAAGCATTTGAATACCCAttttacaaccataatttctcctaATGTACCTAAAGACATGTTCTCCTTAACAATATATAAGTGATTGCACCTAACCatatatttatcaaatttataATCCTTTAAGTGCCAAAGAAAGTGCCCTAAACTCCTCACAACTCGTATATGATCATAATGGCATACATATGCATTGAATCTCAACATAGACAAAAAAGTTTCTCAGAATGGAATTCGTCCTTCAACATAGCAATCAAACCAAAGAAATAATTGTTGTATTTAATTACTTATACTTATAATTTGATATCTGGATTATTAACATAGCAATCTATTTACTATTTCCATTATCCAAGCAATCTCAACTAAAAAAAGTAACCAATTAGAAATGGCAACTTAGGTACTCCAAATAGCATTAAGCATGTCAATAACCCTAGATTTGCCAAGCAACAAAAGCTTTTTCCACTTTCTCTAAAGAAGTCCACATCAACCAGTAGATTATATTTCAAGCCAGTAAAAATGATGTCGCAGTTGAAGACTGAGTAATTATATGTATTTGTTTCACAGAATTATACCGTAAATTTTACTAAAAACATGGGTGTACCAAGGCCCCTCAAGGACTATTCACTCATTTGATCTGTCATATACAAATTAAATTCTTCCTGATCCCACATATTCTTAGGGAACAGTCTGCTTAAGCCAATATGACTCAGAATCCAAACCAGTCTTAGAAACAAAACTAGCACCTGAAGATAAcagtagttgtgatgaaaataacaATCAATGCAAGCAGTGAGTCATCGACTATGTTGAACATTTTGCAATCTTTATAACTATGGTTGATAATCAACAGAATATATACTGTATCTAACAGACACCAATTAGATCGCCTCAAAGACAAAAGAAGCAAAGCacttaagacatgcattttttgtTTGAAAGAGCAAAAAAATGTCCTAGAACATGCATATCTGATATAATGCATCCTCAAAGAAGAAACCAATAATTAA comes from the Musa acuminata AAA Group cultivar baxijiao chromosome BXJ2-8, Cavendish_Baxijiao_AAA, whole genome shotgun sequence genome and includes:
- the LOC103995491 gene encoding protein NRT1/ PTR FAMILY 3.1 isoform X1, producing the protein MYNRLYMREALLDMTIAEEIALPRSAAGRMATAGNGREEEGKKKKKKRKQGGLKTMPFVLANEACDRFATTGFNANMITYLTQQLHMPLVQASNTLTNFSGTSSLTPLVGGLIADSFAGRFWTITIGSVIYQLGMISLTVSAILPAFRPPPCTGPAACARASAWQLVALYVSLLFTSIGTGGIRPCVVAFGADQFGIQHGRRPDAGGWNFFNLYFFSMQVAVLTALTAVVYVQDNVGWGWGLGIPTIAMCISVVAFVMGYPLYIKMKPGGSPLTRLTQVVVAAFRKRNAVKPADPRLLYDDEELDAAISTNGRLLHTHQLGFLDRAAIVTEGDMVDSGRPRLWTLSTVHRVEELKSIIRMIPIWAAGILTITASSHNHSFAIQQARTMDRHLAPRFQIPAATLSIFSTLTMLLSLALYDRVFVPVARRFTRRPSGITYLQRIGIGMAVGLLANVAAALVEAKRKGAAADHGLLDQPKAVVPISVFWLVPQYAIHGLAEAFTSVGNMEFLYDQAPESMRSTAAALFWLAMSIGNYTGTFLVTVVHHCTSKGGDWLQDNINRGKLDYYYWLVTGLQVLNLGYYITCAMLYTYKPLETMAGAEDEESGGDDGAELTAVKHGED
- the LOC103995491 gene encoding protein NRT1/ PTR FAMILY 3.1 isoform X2, whose amino-acid sequence is MITYLTQQLHMPLVQASNTLTNFSGTSSLTPLVGGLIADSFAGRFWTITIGSVIYQLGMISLTVSAILPAFRPPPCTGPAACARASAWQLVALYVSLLFTSIGTGGIRPCVVAFGADQFGIQHGRRPDAGGWNFFNLYFFSMQVAVLTALTAVVYVQDNVGWGWGLGIPTIAMCISVVAFVMGYPLYIKMKPGGSPLTRLTQVVVAAFRKRNAVKPADPRLLYDDEELDAAISTNGRLLHTHQLGFLDRAAIVTEGDMVDSGRPRLWTLSTVHRVEELKSIIRMIPIWAAGILTITASSHNHSFAIQQARTMDRHLAPRFQIPAATLSIFSTLTMLLSLALYDRVFVPVARRFTRRPSGITYLQRIGIGMAVGLLANVAAALVEAKRKGAAADHGLLDQPKAVVPISVFWLVPQYAIHGLAEAFTSVGNMEFLYDQAPESMRSTAAALFWLAMSIGNYTGTFLVTVVHHCTSKGGDWLQDNINRGKLDYYYWLVTGLQVLNLGYYITCAMLYTYKPLETMAGAEDEESGGDDGAELTAVKHGED
- the LOC135619674 gene encoding uncharacterized protein LOC135619674, which codes for MLYMLLYVVSWTVYTMFDCGIKIFPESSDEVHMEMDWLSMTQLRGCYTLMLATPQESSRPLTYDTMAATRPDGIEMALMRKCESSVNQSTQAYANIYSGLIQDPNFKTTWLHSRY